From the genome of Pirellulales bacterium:
ATACCGGAAGTCGGCATAAATCCGCATCGTGAGTTCCAGCACCGCGTCGAACAGCGAGCGCTGCCGCGCGAACGATTGGGCCCCATATTTTCGCACTTCATCGCCGTTGCTCGCGGAATTGAAGCGGCACAAAAACACCCCCGGATCGTGCTGGGCGCGAAGTTCGGGGCTTTCCAGTCGCTCCACCGCATCTTCCCACGAAAGGAGCTGCGGATCGGGCGGATTCGGGCTGCCCAAAACCTCCACCTGGCTTTTCGCCACCACGCTCAGTTCTCGGTGCGCTTGTTCGATGCTGAAATACGTGGCCGTGTTGCCGAAGGCGTCTGCCCACGCTCGCACCATTGCCGGCCCCGGATGGATATCGAGCTTGCAGCTTGTGCACTTTTGCCGCGCCGACTCGCGCGGCGTCAAATGGGCCTGGTTATGGCACAGCGTGGCCGTATCGGTGTACATGTAGCGCGTGATATGAATTACGTTGTATTTCATCTGCCGTGTTTCATTTGCTGTGCGTGCCGTCCATTCGCAGCGTGTCGAATCGACCGGCCGCCACCAGGCGTAACTGACGAGCCGGGCCGGTGTGGGTTAGGTAATGATGCGTAATTTCGTCCGACAGGCTGCGCAATTGATCTTCCAATTGTTCCAGCAGCGCTTCCAGCCGGTCGCGCTGGCCAAATTGATCGGCCGTGCACAGTGCCTCCACGTCGGTCAATCGGACCGTGGCTTGGGCAGTCATCATCGTTTGCTGTTCGGCGCTGTGGACCGGATCACCCACCATGACGGGCAACACTGCCACGTGCTCCGACAGCGAGTTCAGTTGATAACCCACCGCCCGCGGATTCGAATCGTCGATCAGCAGCAAATCCAACACGGGTGCTAGTTGCAGCGTGGACCGATAGCGGTAGCGATACGTCATGGAGCTGTCGCATATTTCCAAAATGGCTTCAAACAGCGGTGTGGTTTCGGCGGTAGCGCTGACCAGCGTGCGGCGGAAAAGACGCAGTGTCTGCAATGCGCGCTCAATCCGGCGGCCCATGTCCAGGAACCGCCAGCCTAACCCCCGCGTCATGCTTTCGGTTCCCAGGCCGGACAGCGCCGCCAATAAATTAAGCACTTGGTTGAGCAGCAACACCAAATCACCCAGCCGGCTTGGTTGCGGTTCCCAGGGAAACAGCGCGGTCAAATTCATTTGATTGACAATCCGCCAGCCGTCCACAGACAAACGGTCTCGCACTTGAGAGGCCTTGCTGTGCAGCGCTTCCAGGGTGTACGCCAAAGCGCCGGGCCGTTGGGCATCGAACAGCCACCGAATCACCTCCTGCCGCAGCGAGCTAACCACTTCCGTATTCCTTTCCGGGCCGAACGAAGGCAGTGCCGCCGCACCGGGAACGTCCGTAAGCGCGGCGACCAAATCGAACAACTCGGCCAAACCCGTCGGTTCCAGGTCGCTGGTCAGCCGTACGATGCAACTGCGCAAATGCCGCACCATCGCTTCGGCACGTTCCGCATGCCGACCGAGCCAAAATAAATTGTCGGCGGTGCGGCTGGGCACATCGGCGGGACTGCGCCGCAACTCGATCAATTTCGACGGTTGCTTCAGCAGCGTCACCGGTTCCACCGGCGCGTCGGACAATACCCATACGTCTTTGCTGCTTTGCCCGGCGGCCATCGATTCGCCGATGGTTTGCGGGCTTTCGAACAATCGCGCCAATCCGCCGGGCATGATTTGGTACCCGTCTTTCGCAGCCACCGCAAACGTGCGCAGCTCCACGCGCCACGGTTGAACGGCGTGCCCATTCCAAACGGGCGTGGTCGATCGTTCGACGGGCATTTGTGCGATGAAATGTTCCGGCCGCCGGCGCATTTGCTCGATAAGTTGACGCTGCTGATCGTCCGTCAATTCACCCCCCGCAATCGGCGGCGCTGTCCGGCGCTTAAAGGCATGTCGCACAATCAGTTGGCTTAAATTCGATTCCACATAATTCATCGACTCGGCGTCGCCGCACCACCACGTCGGCAACGACGGGCATTGCAAGTCTTGTTGTAATAGCAAGCGGCAAGCCGCCGGCAAAAACGCCGCCAGCACGGGAGCTTCCAAAAAGCCGGAGCCCACCGCGTTGGCAATCACCACCTCGCCGTCACGCAGCGCTTGCACTAAACCGGCCGTGCCAAAGGGCGAATTGCCTTCCAGTTCCAACGGATCGCAGTCCCGGTCGGGAATGCGCCGCAAAATGACGTCCACCGGCAGCAATCCGCCCAGCGTTTTCAAATACACACAGTTTCCGCGGACCGTCAAATCACCCCCTTCGACCTGCGTGTAACCCAGATAACGGGCCATGTACCCGTCTTCAAAAAAAGTGGGGCTGCTGATGCCCGGCGAAAGCAGCACCACGCGCGGATTTTCGCGCTGCTTGGGCGCCAGCGAAAACAGCCGCTCCTGCAGCGCAATGAAGAACGGCGCCAACCGTTCGATGTGCAACGTCTCAAAGTCGTTCCGTAAGGTGCGCGACACCGCAATCCGGTTTTCAAGCGTGTAGCCCGTGCCCGAAGGGCCTTGTGTCCGGTCGTTCAACACCATCCATTGCCCATCCGGTTGGCGGGCCAAATGGGCGGCGTACAAGCACAAATAGGCGTCGTCAGGCAGCCGAATGCCGTGGCAGGGGAGCAAATAACCGGGATGATCGAAAACCACCGCCGGCGGCAATACCCCTTCGCTCACCAGCCGTTGTGGCCCATACACGTCGGCCAAAATCAGATTCAATAATGTGGCCCGTTGAATCAGCGCCTCGGCGAGCGTTTCCCAGGCTCGTTTTTCAAATAGCATCGGCAGCGGATCCAACTCCCACGGCCGATCTGGCCCCTGCGGTGCGCCCACCACGTTGTACGTCACGCCGCTTTCGCGCAGCAAACGCTTAACCTGCTCCGATCGCTGTGCCAGCCCCCCCGCCCCGGCCCGATTAACCCCGCCGATAAATTGCTCCCAGGGCGTTCGCAGCGACCCCGTGGGAGTGACCATTTCGTCAAACACACCGGCCGGTGGACGGTAATCCGCCAGCAACCCGTCGCGGGGCAATGGATTGGAAAACGCAGCTGCCTCGCCCATGATTAAATCAACTCAGGATCACTGCTCAAGAATCCCCGCGTAACCGCCGACAGCATAACGAGGTTAAGTCGCAACGACAATCGCAACTCATTCATTCATTGTCGCCAACTCAATGGGCCGCCGCAAATCGAGGGTCATGGGATAATCGCGATTGTGTTCGGTTGCCGGCATGCGGAGTTTTCCACCCGTGTGTCCCATGCCAAAAAATCGCGCGCCCCGGCGGCTTTCCGCCTCGTAGGCGTTGACCGGAAACCGATCAAAACTCCGTCCGCCGGGATGAGAAACGTGCAACGTGCAACCGCCCACCGATCGGCTGTTCCACAAATCCATCAAATCAAACACCAAGGGAGCATGCACGCCAATGGTCGGATGCAAACAATTGGGCGGCTGCCACGCGCGATAGCGAATGCCGGCCACAAATTCTCCCGGCGTGCCCGTCGGATGCAGCGGAACGCGACGCCCATTGCAGGCCAGCACATGTCGCGGGTCGGTCATGCCGCGCACTTTCACTTGCAGTCTTTCCACGGACGAATCAACGTATCGAGCGGTCGCTCCGCCCGCTGGCTCTTCGCCCAATACGTTCCACGGCTCGATGGCCTGCCGCAACTCAATTTCCACATTCCGCTGCGTGACTTGCCCTAAAATCGGATAGCGGAATTCAAAGTGCGAGGCAAACCAATCTTGCTCAAACGGATAGCCCGCCGTGCGAAGCTCTTCCAACACTTCTTGGAAATCTTGCGCCACAAAGTGCGGCAGCATGAACCGATCGTGCAATGCCGTGCTCCAATGCACCAGCGGCGCTCGATAGGCTTCCGTCCAAAACCGCGACACTAACGCTCGCATCAACAATTGTTGCGTCAGGCTCATGCGGGCGTGCGGCGGCATTTCAAAGGCACGAAACTCCACCAAGCCCAGCCGGCCATGTGCCGTATCGGGCGAAAACAACTTGTCGATGCAAAATTCTGCTCGATGGGTGTTGCCGGTAACGTCCACCAGTAAGTTCCGCAGCACGCGATCCACCATCCACGGAAACTGCGACCCGTTCAGCGGCAATTGGGTGAACGCGGTTTCCAATTCGTAAACCGCCTCGTGCCGGGCTTCATCGACCCGCGGCGCTTGGCTCGTGGGTCCGACGAACAACCCGGAAAATAAATACGACAACGACGGGCGATTGTTCCAATATGCGATTAAGCTGCGCAGCAAGTCCGGGCGGCGCAAAAACGGGCTTTCTTGCGGCGTGCCCCCGCCCAGCACCAAATGGTTTCCGCCGCCGGTGCCGGTGTGCCGTCCGTCGAGCATGAATTTTTCCGTGCCCAAGCGACTCTGATGCGCTTCGTCGTACAGCGTGGTTGTGTTGCGGACTAAGTCGTCCCACTTGCGGACCGGCTGTAAATTGACTTCGATCACGCCCGGGTCCGGCGTCACTTTGAAGTGTTGTAAACGATAATCGTGCGGAGGCGTGTAGCCTTCGATGCGTACTGGCAGGGCAAGTTCTTCGGCCGTGGCTTCAATGGCCTGCACTAAACGCAAATAATCTTCCGCTCTGCCGACCGGCGGCATGAAGACATGCAAGGTTCCTTGCCGCGCTTCCACGCACACGGCGGTCCG
Proteins encoded in this window:
- a CDS encoding transglutaminase family protein produces the protein MKYNVIHITRYMYTDTATLCHNQAHLTPRESARQKCTSCKLDIHPGPAMVRAWADAFGNTATYFSIEQAHRELSVVAKSQVEVLGSPNPPDPQLLSWEDAVERLESPELRAQHDPGVFLCRFNSASNGDEVRKYGAQSFARQRSLFDAVLELTMRIYADFRYDPAATSISTPPAEILQRRRGVCQDFAHLQIACLRSLGLSARYVSGYLVTKPPPGKPKLVGADATHAWVSVYFPDWGWVDFDPTNRQLADADYITLAWGRDYADVSPIRGVFLGGGAHYMTVSVDVTPGAN
- a CDS encoding circularly permuted type 2 ATP-grasp protein: MGEAAAFSNPLPRDGLLADYRPPAGVFDEMVTPTGSLRTPWEQFIGGVNRAGAGGLAQRSEQVKRLLRESGVTYNVVGAPQGPDRPWELDPLPMLFEKRAWETLAEALIQRATLLNLILADVYGPQRLVSEGVLPPAVVFDHPGYLLPCHGIRLPDDAYLCLYAAHLARQPDGQWMVLNDRTQGPSGTGYTLENRIAVSRTLRNDFETLHIERLAPFFIALQERLFSLAPKQRENPRVVLLSPGISSPTFFEDGYMARYLGYTQVEGGDLTVRGNCVYLKTLGGLLPVDVILRRIPDRDCDPLELEGNSPFGTAGLVQALRDGEVVIANAVGSGFLEAPVLAAFLPAACRLLLQQDLQCPSLPTWWCGDAESMNYVESNLSQLIVRHAFKRRTAPPIAGGELTDDQQRQLIEQMRRRPEHFIAQMPVERSTTPVWNGHAVQPWRVELRTFAVAAKDGYQIMPGGLARLFESPQTIGESMAAGQSSKDVWVLSDAPVEPVTLLKQPSKLIELRRSPADVPSRTADNLFWLGRHAERAEAMVRHLRSCIVRLTSDLEPTGLAELFDLVAALTDVPGAAALPSFGPERNTEVVSSLRQEVIRWLFDAQRPGALAYTLEALHSKASQVRDRLSVDGWRIVNQMNLTALFPWEPQPSRLGDLVLLLNQVLNLLAALSGLGTESMTRGLGWRFLDMGRRIERALQTLRLFRRTLVSATAETTPLFEAILEICDSSMTYRYRYRSTLQLAPVLDLLLIDDSNPRAVGYQLNSLSEHVAVLPVMVGDPVHSAEQQTMMTAQATVRLTDVEALCTADQFGQRDRLEALLEQLEDQLRSLSDEITHHYLTHTGPARQLRLVAAGRFDTLRMDGTHSK